A single region of the Corallococcus macrosporus genome encodes:
- a CDS encoding hybrid sensor histidine kinase/response regulator, protein MDTEALKKSLLKKFQEVTADRLQKIQLGVIDLEKETAEQAAEDVARELHTMKGEARMLGLAAIGQLAHAAEDVLRAEREGKTATETATDVMLRACDVLSDLIEDLDAAHTGTSATEEMVKALAEVSGHPVPALGPVRKPAASAAAPPKPAVQAPVAPAAPPVVAQAPAAQAPVTPRVAEPVAAAPPPAAKEEEAPSAAAAKASSIADRSIRVNVEVLDSLGLLAGDLLVESARGRLRSTETAQLFERFSRLGDRFLRISEDVDVPDAIRTELERAEADLHMLRDDAFRFVRRNGDGINTLHGNLAQLADHVAEARLVPLSTVFDAFPRAVRDIAKTQNKEVDLVIENADIGVDRSMLADVRDALVHLLRNAVDHGLESADFRQQMGKPDTGRIRIRVRVDGDMLHIEVEDDGRGMDTERLKQVAINKRLLSPVQAAALSEREAIELIFRPGFSTREQVSELSGRGVGMDVVKRKVETLGGSVGVQSRQGRGTTVTLRLPQSLALMKVLLVRLGDDVYGMPAADVVAVMRIKPDDRMEVFGTLAVRHRGKPTALVALGPLLGLNGGNRFDKPPAVVVRHGDDYAALVVDGFVDEREVAVKPCGGEFLKGAPFIAGTAALEDGRIAVLLHVPDIMTEVRRMARPVTQAPASRRLRVLLVDDSPIARATEGALVKALGHSVEEAQDGEEAYVKVQTNTYDLILTDVQMPKLDGFSLTRRLKGTPAVARIPVIILSSLASPEDKRRGLDAGADAYLVKGELGVEILAQSIDRLT, encoded by the coding sequence ATGGACACCGAGGCCCTCAAGAAATCCCTCCTGAAGAAGTTCCAGGAGGTCACGGCCGACCGACTCCAGAAGATCCAGCTGGGAGTCATCGACCTGGAGAAGGAGACCGCGGAGCAGGCCGCGGAGGACGTCGCGCGCGAACTGCACACGATGAAGGGCGAGGCCCGCATGCTGGGCCTGGCCGCCATCGGTCAGTTGGCGCACGCCGCCGAGGACGTCTTGCGCGCCGAGCGCGAAGGCAAGACGGCCACCGAGACGGCCACGGACGTCATGCTCCGTGCCTGCGACGTGCTGTCGGACCTCATCGAGGATCTGGACGCGGCCCACACCGGCACGTCCGCCACCGAGGAGATGGTCAAGGCCCTGGCGGAGGTGTCCGGCCACCCGGTGCCCGCCCTGGGCCCGGTGCGCAAGCCCGCCGCCTCCGCCGCGGCGCCGCCCAAGCCCGCCGTGCAGGCGCCGGTGGCTCCGGCCGCTCCGCCCGTCGTGGCGCAGGCCCCCGCGGCCCAGGCTCCGGTGACGCCCCGGGTGGCGGAGCCCGTCGCCGCCGCGCCGCCTCCGGCCGCGAAGGAGGAGGAGGCTCCGAGCGCCGCCGCCGCGAAGGCCAGCTCCATCGCGGACCGCAGCATCCGCGTGAACGTGGAGGTGCTGGACTCGCTGGGCCTGCTCGCCGGCGACCTGCTGGTGGAGAGCGCGCGCGGCCGGCTTCGCAGCACGGAGACGGCGCAGCTCTTCGAGCGCTTCAGCCGCCTGGGCGACCGCTTCCTGCGCATCTCCGAGGACGTGGACGTCCCGGACGCCATCCGCACGGAGCTGGAGCGCGCGGAGGCGGACCTGCACATGCTGCGCGACGACGCGTTCCGCTTCGTGCGCCGCAACGGTGACGGCATCAACACGCTGCACGGCAACCTGGCCCAGCTGGCGGACCACGTGGCCGAGGCGCGCCTGGTGCCGCTGTCCACCGTGTTCGACGCGTTCCCTCGCGCGGTGCGCGACATCGCGAAGACGCAGAACAAGGAAGTGGACCTGGTCATCGAGAACGCCGACATCGGCGTGGACCGGTCCATGCTGGCCGACGTGCGCGACGCGCTGGTGCACCTCCTGCGCAACGCCGTGGACCACGGCCTGGAGTCCGCGGACTTCCGCCAGCAGATGGGCAAGCCCGACACGGGCCGCATCCGCATCCGCGTGCGCGTGGACGGCGACATGCTCCACATCGAGGTGGAGGACGACGGCCGCGGCATGGACACCGAGCGGCTCAAGCAGGTGGCCATCAACAAGCGCCTCCTGTCGCCGGTGCAGGCCGCCGCGCTGTCGGAGCGCGAGGCCATCGAGCTCATCTTCCGCCCCGGCTTCTCCACGCGCGAGCAGGTCAGCGAGCTGTCCGGCCGCGGCGTGGGCATGGACGTCGTGAAGCGCAAGGTGGAGACGCTGGGCGGCTCCGTCGGCGTGCAGAGCCGCCAGGGCCGTGGCACCACCGTCACGCTGCGCCTGCCGCAGTCCCTGGCCCTCATGAAGGTGCTGCTGGTGCGCCTGGGCGACGACGTCTACGGCATGCCCGCCGCGGACGTGGTGGCCGTCATGCGCATCAAGCCGGATGACCGCATGGAAGTGTTTGGCACGCTGGCGGTGCGGCACCGGGGCAAGCCCACGGCGCTCGTGGCGCTGGGGCCGCTCCTGGGCCTCAACGGCGGCAACCGCTTCGACAAGCCTCCCGCCGTCGTGGTGCGCCACGGCGACGACTACGCCGCGCTGGTGGTGGACGGCTTCGTGGACGAGCGCGAGGTGGCGGTGAAGCCCTGCGGCGGCGAGTTCCTCAAGGGCGCGCCGTTCATCGCGGGCACGGCGGCGCTGGAGGACGGGCGCATCGCGGTGCTGCTGCACGTGCCGGACATCATGACGGAGGTGCGCCGCATGGCCCGCCCCGTCACCCAGGCGCCCGCCAGCCGCCGGCTGCGCGTGCTCCTGGTGGATGACTCGCCCATCGCGCGTGCGACGGAAGGCGCGCTCGTCAAGGCGCTGGGCCACTCCGTGGAGGAGGCCCAGGACGGCGAGGAGGCGTACGTGAAGGTGCAGACGAACACGTACGACCTCATCCTCACGGACGTGCAGATGCCGAAGCTGGACGGCTTCTCCCTCACGCGGCGGCTGAAGGGCACGCCCGCCGTGGCGCGCATCCCGGTCATCATCCTGTCGTCGCTCGCGTCGCCGGAGGACAAGCGGCGCGGCCTGGATGCGGGCGCGGATGCGTACCTGGTGAAGGGCGAGCTGGGGGTGGAGATCCTGGCGCAGTCCATCGATCGGCTGACCTGA
- a CDS encoding methyl-accepting chemotaxis protein, which translates to MSLESPNEKPAKSRGARKSPGVKAGAESVIANTVTDPFKPFTDTLMSVLSGNLNARVPADRVQADPTGFGHLLNQVLEQFSSAEHRKQVAAQEIDQALDSLIILVREGDLSRWNTSTEDPQLGPLLEGFGKVIETLRIFVREINEAALRLSSSANQVLAASTQHETSSTEQAAAIHETTATMEELKHASAQIAENAGSVARVAEETLGAARAGRGAIGEFIQAMQQIRSDGVAVADSISKLSKRVERIGTVVEVIDEIADRSDLLALNAALEGSRAGEAGKGFSIVAAEMRRLAENVLESTKEIKNLITEIREATQAAAGAADASKHATESGEKLGAVAAQAVEGILAGVQETSDAARVINLATQQQRTATEQVVASMAEIEDVTRQTTQASKQATGAAAELTQLAGRLAELIKRFKAD; encoded by the coding sequence ATGTCCCTGGAGAGCCCCAACGAGAAGCCCGCGAAGTCCCGCGGCGCGAGGAAGTCCCCGGGCGTGAAGGCCGGCGCGGAGTCCGTCATCGCCAACACCGTGACGGATCCGTTCAAGCCCTTCACCGACACGCTGATGTCGGTGCTGTCCGGCAACCTGAACGCGCGCGTTCCGGCCGACCGCGTGCAGGCGGACCCCACCGGCTTCGGTCACCTGCTCAACCAGGTGCTGGAGCAGTTCTCCTCCGCCGAGCACCGCAAGCAGGTGGCGGCCCAGGAGATCGATCAGGCGCTCGACTCGCTCATCATCCTGGTGCGTGAGGGCGACCTGTCGCGCTGGAACACGTCCACCGAAGACCCCCAACTCGGGCCCCTCCTCGAGGGCTTCGGCAAGGTCATCGAGACGCTGCGCATCTTCGTGCGCGAGATCAACGAGGCCGCGCTGCGGCTGTCGTCCTCCGCCAACCAGGTGCTGGCGGCGTCCACGCAGCACGAGACGTCCTCCACCGAGCAGGCCGCGGCCATCCACGAGACGACCGCGACCATGGAGGAGCTGAAGCACGCCTCCGCGCAGATCGCGGAGAACGCGGGCAGCGTGGCGCGCGTGGCGGAAGAGACGCTGGGCGCGGCCCGCGCGGGCCGTGGCGCCATTGGCGAGTTCATCCAGGCCATGCAGCAGATCCGCAGCGACGGCGTCGCGGTGGCGGACTCCATCTCCAAGCTGTCCAAGCGCGTGGAGCGCATCGGCACGGTGGTGGAGGTCATCGACGAGATCGCCGACCGCTCCGACCTGCTGGCGCTCAACGCGGCGCTGGAAGGCAGCCGCGCGGGTGAGGCGGGCAAGGGCTTCTCCATCGTCGCGGCGGAGATGCGCCGGCTGGCGGAGAACGTCCTGGAGTCCACCAAGGAGATCAAGAACCTGATCACCGAGATCCGCGAGGCCACCCAGGCCGCCGCGGGCGCGGCGGACGCGTCCAAGCACGCCACGGAATCCGGCGAGAAGCTGGGCGCGGTGGCGGCGCAGGCCGTGGAGGGCATCCTCGCCGGCGTGCAGGAGACGAGCGACGCGGCCCGGGTCATCAACCTGGCGACCCAGCAGCAGCGCACGGCCACCGAGCAGGTGGTGGCGTCCATGGCGGAGATCGAGGACGTGACGCGCCAGACGACGCAGGCGTCGAAGCAGGCCACCGGGGCGGCCGCCGAGCTCACCCAGCTCGCGGGCCGGCTCGCCGAGCTCATCAAGCGGTTCAAGGCCGACTAG
- a CDS encoding Frizzy aggregation protein FrzB: protein MSGNVLRDEPASGLEPDSERALGEVDVLFFQIGDSEYGTDASSVLRIDRALPDDLTVRDLGLPHKGHRALVFDTPEGEGHLKVDAVNGVRSIPLAGLRRMPAAASAASYAVGVCLDEEAGRPVLLIDLAETLKTQGRH, encoded by the coding sequence ATGAGCGGCAACGTCCTGCGCGATGAGCCGGCCTCCGGGCTGGAACCGGACTCGGAGCGCGCCCTGGGAGAGGTGGACGTCCTCTTCTTCCAGATCGGTGACTCGGAGTACGGCACGGACGCATCGTCCGTGCTGCGCATCGACCGCGCGCTCCCGGATGACCTGACCGTGCGCGACCTGGGCCTGCCCCACAAGGGGCACCGGGCGCTGGTGTTCGACACCCCCGAGGGCGAGGGCCACCTGAAGGTGGACGCCGTCAACGGGGTGCGCTCCATCCCGCTCGCCGGGCTGCGCCGCATGCCGGCCGCCGCCTCGGCGGCTTCGTATGCGGTGGGCGTCTGCCTGGATGAAGAGGCGGGACGTCCCGTGTTGCTCATTGATTTGGCGGAAACCTTGAAGACGCAAGGAAGGCACTGA
- a CDS encoding chemotaxis protein CheW, producing MAPDRTVAAQARPELEFFCFRVGELRFGVPSENVLEVLRAGLLTPLPRTPSFILGVTGHRGQVLPVVDLLRFLSKGEARIGPRTRIFVGVSGSYVSGVVADTVLGLRRIPVADILPPPLGGDQAAEHLLGVVQGAGPADGLNLLNFSKLLQTARQRAVVR from the coding sequence ATGGCGCCAGACCGCACGGTGGCCGCCCAGGCCCGGCCGGAGCTGGAATTCTTCTGCTTCCGCGTGGGCGAGCTGCGCTTCGGCGTCCCCAGCGAGAACGTGCTGGAGGTGCTGCGCGCCGGGCTGCTCACGCCGCTGCCGCGCACGCCGTCCTTCATCCTGGGCGTCACCGGCCACCGCGGCCAGGTGCTCCCGGTCGTGGACCTGCTGCGCTTCCTCAGCAAGGGCGAGGCGCGCATCGGTCCGCGCACCCGCATCTTCGTGGGCGTCAGCGGCAGCTACGTGTCCGGCGTGGTGGCGGACACCGTGCTGGGCCTGCGCCGCATCCCCGTGGCGGACATCCTGCCGCCGCCCCTGGGCGGTGATCAGGCCGCGGAACATCTCCTGGGTGTCGTGCAGGGCGCGGGGCCGGCGGACGGCCTCAACCTGCTCAACTTCTCCAAGCTGCTGCAGACGGCCCGTCAGCGCGCGGTGGTGCGATGA
- a CDS encoding response regulator codes for MSRVLVIDDSPMLLELTVRALTAAGYEASGAQDLATLNQKLTEGPFALILMDVNMPEMFGDDVVEYLRTQKGVTAKLVLYSDISEQELDAKTKNSGADAYILKSGGLEGVLGGVMGLIGAPALNIPAAVPSPAPAATPAPAATPAAPAAPTGGLPKAPMAAGGRKPRILIVDDSEMTARIIEADLVSKGFEVHVADTADKATKIILKKQTRPDLVLLDVRMPNVNGEQFCRFIKSNSLFKGIKVLLCSGENVEELQRICREAGADGYIPKDAVMGNLVAKELMPPGAE; via the coding sequence ATGTCCCGCGTACTGGTCATTGACGACAGCCCCATGCTTCTGGAGCTCACGGTCCGGGCCCTGACGGCCGCCGGCTACGAGGCCAGTGGCGCGCAGGACCTGGCCACGCTCAACCAGAAGCTCACCGAGGGCCCGTTCGCGCTCATCCTCATGGACGTGAACATGCCGGAGATGTTCGGCGACGACGTCGTCGAGTACCTCCGCACCCAGAAGGGCGTTACCGCCAAGCTCGTCCTCTACTCCGACATCTCCGAGCAGGAGCTGGACGCGAAGACGAAGAACTCCGGCGCGGACGCCTACATCCTCAAGAGCGGAGGCCTGGAGGGCGTGCTGGGGGGCGTGATGGGTCTCATCGGCGCCCCGGCGCTGAACATCCCCGCCGCGGTCCCCTCCCCCGCCCCGGCCGCCACGCCTGCTCCCGCCGCGACGCCGGCCGCCCCGGCCGCTCCCACGGGAGGCCTCCCGAAGGCCCCCATGGCCGCCGGGGGGCGCAAGCCGCGCATCCTCATCGTGGACGACAGTGAGATGACCGCGCGGATCATCGAAGCGGACCTCGTGTCCAAGGGCTTCGAGGTCCACGTCGCGGACACCGCCGACAAGGCCACGAAGATCATCCTGAAGAAGCAGACGCGCCCGGACCTGGTGCTGCTGGACGTGCGCATGCCCAACGTGAACGGCGAGCAGTTCTGCCGCTTCATCAAGAGCAACAGCCTCTTCAAGGGCATCAAGGTGCTGCTGTGCTCCGGTGAGAACGTCGAGGAGCTCCAGCGCATCTGCCGCGAGGCCGGCGCGGACGGCTACATCCCCAAGGACGCCGTGATGGGCAACCTCGTCGCCAAGGAGCTGATGCCCCCTGGCGCCGAGTAG
- a CDS encoding BTAD domain-containing putative transcriptional regulator, with product MAASFHSAFRFAVLCLSSGAVLGACSKAPEEPEFDHGLKKPLVRKLREDLAETPCDKAKAQQLAQLLLDTGDMKGLTRVTDTFGEKCGPNLVLLQLAYTANARAGEKELALKAATGLVTAQPDNASYRVWRGLALESLGRTEESAADLQKAFDLQPGQRPILNALVKAYDAQGKACEALAAYQRFVEKAKPSEAKSAEVQEQLQERAAKTSCPAQEAAAPDASVTPEAAQKP from the coding sequence ATGGCCGCCTCCTTCCATTCCGCGTTCCGCTTCGCCGTCCTCTGTCTCTCTTCCGGTGCCGTCCTCGGCGCGTGCAGCAAGGCGCCCGAGGAGCCCGAGTTCGACCACGGCCTGAAGAAGCCGCTCGTGCGCAAGCTGCGCGAGGACCTGGCCGAAACGCCGTGCGACAAGGCGAAGGCGCAGCAGCTGGCGCAGCTGCTCCTGGACACCGGCGACATGAAGGGCCTCACCCGCGTGACGGACACGTTCGGTGAGAAGTGCGGTCCCAACCTCGTGCTGCTCCAGCTGGCGTACACGGCCAACGCGCGCGCGGGGGAGAAGGAGCTGGCGCTGAAGGCCGCCACCGGGCTCGTCACGGCGCAGCCGGACAACGCGAGCTACCGCGTGTGGCGCGGCCTGGCGCTGGAGTCCCTGGGCCGCACCGAGGAGTCCGCGGCGGACCTCCAGAAGGCCTTCGACCTGCAGCCGGGGCAGCGCCCCATCCTCAACGCGCTGGTGAAGGCCTACGACGCGCAGGGCAAGGCGTGCGAGGCGCTGGCCGCCTATCAGCGCTTCGTGGAGAAGGCGAAGCCCTCCGAGGCGAAGTCCGCGGAGGTCCAGGAGCAGCTGCAGGAGCGGGCCGCCAAGACGAGCTGCCCGGCGCAGGAGGCGGCGGCGCCCGATGCGTCCGTGACGCCCGAGGCGGCCCAGAAGCCCTGA
- a CDS encoding radical SAM protein, whose translation MTHAPKLLFADPKGRVMEHPYLIATLRSGEELVPPQDKPIALPAAGRLVHLPGRLPVGLNPDSGELELVREMKVGGKTFVPNAVGALLPPGYTRTFLPGEVKGSGPILPQWAYTAAAWGEKGPLAWAIHTDRRSHWEPESYSTPELKGLVTAHMERFPDSRVLKQLKTCALLYRCFTSQNIFYARDEGAIPASVMCNARCVGCISDQPADGPPASHERMDDGPSAEEMAAIGLYHLEHAPGRTMVSFGQGCEGEPLTRWKFIAESIRLMRAKTDRGSININTNASLTHGLKALLDAGLDAVRVSLNSASKGLYEAYYKPVKYGWEDVEASIALARERGAYLALNLLLFPGVTDREGEVQALENLVRKYRVDQVQTRSLCIDPLQYLEVARGVGAGGEPVGIRTLLNRLKAARPGLIIGNFARGLDERENAAGAPEV comes from the coding sequence ATGACGCACGCGCCGAAACTGCTCTTCGCGGACCCCAAGGGTCGGGTCATGGAGCATCCCTACCTCATCGCCACGCTGCGCAGCGGCGAGGAGCTGGTGCCCCCGCAGGACAAGCCCATCGCCTTGCCGGCGGCCGGGCGCCTGGTGCACCTGCCCGGCCGGCTGCCGGTGGGGCTCAACCCGGACTCCGGCGAGCTGGAGCTCGTTCGCGAGATGAAGGTGGGCGGAAAGACGTTCGTGCCCAACGCCGTGGGCGCGCTCCTGCCCCCGGGCTACACGCGCACGTTCCTGCCCGGCGAGGTGAAGGGCAGCGGCCCCATCCTGCCGCAGTGGGCGTACACGGCGGCGGCGTGGGGGGAGAAGGGCCCGCTCGCGTGGGCCATCCACACCGACCGGCGCTCGCACTGGGAGCCGGAGTCGTACTCCACGCCGGAGCTGAAGGGCCTGGTCACGGCGCACATGGAGCGCTTCCCGGACAGCCGCGTGCTCAAGCAGTTGAAGACGTGCGCGCTGCTGTACCGGTGCTTCACGTCGCAGAACATCTTCTACGCGCGTGACGAAGGCGCCATCCCCGCGTCGGTGATGTGCAACGCGAGATGCGTGGGCTGCATCTCGGATCAGCCCGCGGACGGCCCTCCGGCGTCGCACGAGCGCATGGACGACGGTCCCTCCGCGGAGGAGATGGCGGCCATTGGCCTTTACCACCTGGAGCACGCGCCGGGCCGCACCATGGTGAGCTTCGGCCAGGGCTGCGAGGGCGAGCCGCTGACGCGCTGGAAGTTCATCGCGGAGTCCATCCGCCTGATGCGCGCGAAGACGGACCGGGGCTCCATCAACATCAACACCAACGCCAGCCTCACGCACGGGCTCAAGGCCCTGCTGGACGCGGGGCTGGACGCCGTGCGCGTGTCGCTCAACTCCGCGTCCAAGGGACTCTACGAGGCCTACTACAAGCCGGTGAAGTACGGCTGGGAGGACGTGGAGGCGTCCATCGCGCTGGCCCGCGAGCGGGGCGCGTATCTGGCGCTCAACCTGCTCCTGTTCCCCGGCGTCACCGACCGCGAGGGAGAAGTGCAGGCGCTGGAGAACCTGGTGCGCAAGTACCGCGTGGATCAGGTGCAGACGCGCTCGCTGTGCATCGATCCGCTCCAGTACCTGGAGGTCGCGCGCGGCGTGGGCGCGGGCGGTGAGCCGGTGGGCATCCGCACGCTGCTCAACCGGCTGAAGGCGGCGCGGCCGGGGCTGATCATCGGCAACTTCGCGCGCGGCCTGGACGAGCGCGAGAACGCCGCGGGCGCGCCGGAGGTTTGA
- the ald gene encoding alanine dehydrogenase translates to MIVGVPKEIKTREYRVGMVPAGVRALTMAGHTVLVETNAGVGSGIPDSEYQRVGAQIISSADEVWKRSEMVVKVKEPIAPEYERMQPGQIVYTYFHLAGVDPELTKTLLKKKVTAVAYETLQLDDGSLPLLKPMSEVAGKMAIQVGAACLEKAHGGKGILLGGVPGVRRGRVAVIGGGVVGLCAAKVAVGMGAEVTILDVNLERLTYLDDVFLGRAQTLASDTESIARTVRESDLVIGGVLIPGGKAPKLVSRELIGEMEPGSVVVDVAVDQGGCIETCKPTTHDNPTFTVSDVVHYCVANMPGAVPQTSTFALTNTTRPYSRKIADLGLVEAIKSDRALQRAINTYNGHITYEAVAKDMGYDYVPLMDAIGGKK, encoded by the coding sequence GTGATCGTCGGAGTCCCCAAGGAGATCAAAACCCGCGAGTACCGTGTCGGCATGGTGCCTGCGGGCGTGCGCGCGCTCACCATGGCGGGGCACACGGTGCTGGTCGAGACGAACGCTGGCGTCGGCTCCGGCATCCCGGATTCGGAGTACCAGCGCGTCGGTGCGCAGATCATCTCCAGCGCGGATGAGGTGTGGAAGCGCTCGGAGATGGTCGTGAAGGTGAAGGAGCCCATCGCGCCGGAGTACGAGCGCATGCAGCCCGGGCAGATCGTCTACACGTACTTCCACCTGGCCGGCGTGGACCCGGAGCTCACCAAGACGCTCCTGAAGAAGAAGGTCACCGCGGTCGCCTACGAGACGCTGCAGCTGGACGACGGCAGCCTCCCGCTGCTCAAGCCCATGTCCGAGGTGGCCGGTAAGATGGCCATCCAGGTCGGCGCCGCGTGCCTGGAGAAGGCCCACGGTGGCAAGGGCATCCTGCTGGGCGGCGTGCCCGGCGTGCGCCGCGGCCGCGTGGCCGTCATCGGCGGTGGCGTGGTGGGCCTGTGCGCCGCCAAGGTCGCCGTCGGCATGGGCGCGGAAGTGACCATCCTGGACGTGAACCTGGAGCGCCTCACCTACCTGGACGACGTGTTCCTCGGCCGCGCGCAGACGCTGGCCTCGGACACGGAGTCCATCGCGCGCACCGTGCGCGAGTCGGACCTCGTCATCGGCGGCGTGCTCATCCCCGGCGGCAAGGCCCCCAAGCTGGTGTCCCGTGAGCTGATTGGCGAGATGGAGCCCGGCTCCGTCGTCGTCGACGTCGCGGTGGACCAGGGCGGCTGCATCGAGACCTGCAAGCCCACCACGCACGACAACCCCACCTTCACGGTGAGCGACGTCGTCCACTACTGCGTGGCCAACATGCCCGGCGCGGTGCCGCAGACGTCCACGTTCGCGCTCACCAACACCACCCGTCCCTACTCGCGCAAGATTGCCGACCTGGGCCTGGTGGAGGCCATCAAGTCCGACCGCGCCCTCCAGCGTGCCATCAACACCTACAACGGCCACATCACGTACGAGGCCGTCGCCAAGGACATGGGCTACGACTACGTGCCCCTGATGGACGCGATCGGCGGCAAGAAGTAA
- a CDS encoding sigma-70 family RNA polymerase sigma factor, whose translation MLDFRQPNRTKQEFEELALAHLDPLYSAALRLTKNERDAEDLVQDTCMRAYRFFDKFERGTNIKAWLFKILTNTFINRYRRKVKERTVVEGVEREAVHERFVSRDATDFAANPEQYFFDRLLSDDVLRAIDSLPIDFRLVVILADLQEFSYKEIAEILECPVGTVMSRLFRGRKLLQKTLREYAEGQGVFRHDGDPVQAPADLEEYRRRKKAG comes from the coding sequence ATGCTGGACTTCAGGCAACCCAACCGGACGAAGCAGGAATTCGAAGAGCTGGCGCTGGCGCACCTGGACCCGCTCTATTCGGCGGCGCTCCGGTTGACCAAGAACGAGCGCGACGCCGAGGACCTGGTGCAGGACACCTGCATGCGGGCCTACCGCTTCTTCGACAAGTTCGAGCGCGGCACCAACATCAAGGCCTGGCTCTTCAAGATCCTCACGAACACCTTCATCAACCGCTATCGCCGCAAGGTGAAGGAGCGCACGGTGGTGGAGGGCGTGGAGCGCGAGGCGGTGCATGAGCGCTTCGTGAGCCGGGACGCCACGGACTTCGCGGCCAACCCCGAGCAGTACTTCTTCGACCGGCTCCTGTCGGACGACGTGCTGCGCGCCATCGACTCGCTGCCCATCGACTTCCGGCTGGTGGTCATCCTCGCGGACCTCCAGGAGTTCTCCTACAAGGAGATCGCGGAGATTCTGGAGTGCCCCGTGGGCACCGTGATGAGCCGCCTGTTCCGTGGCCGCAAGCTCTTGCAGAAGACGCTGCGCGAGTACGCGGAAGGTCAGGGCGTATTCCGGCACGACGGAGACCCGGTGCAGGCTCCAGCGGACCTGGAAGAGTACCGGCGCCGGAAGAAGGCAGGCTAG
- a CDS encoding anti-sigma factor family protein — protein MTCQELERLLYPYLDGEFQPEERHDVESHLEGCEACVARVDEEMQLRQTLRRAAKHSISAQGTRAPASLRAGIQSGLHREHRRAQVSQWLRAGAMALVVVTVSGGWMMYQSGQAQKATILEAVQRHTRQRPLEFVAGTPEQIEAWFNDKVEHRITLPRLQQARPVGARFSTLNGQEVVYVSYETQPRVTNEPKRNIGVFVYPATGQRVIKDEGPTVENVAVDSSQAYNVVTWRDQDVTYELVTDLDDAAILQMLRDQEHRSNGLVRPAQVKPAVSVQPVSLQP, from the coding sequence ATGACCTGCCAGGAACTCGAGCGGTTGCTGTACCCGTACCTCGACGGCGAATTCCAGCCCGAGGAACGCCATGACGTGGAGTCGCATCTCGAAGGCTGCGAGGCGTGTGTCGCGCGCGTGGACGAGGAGATGCAGCTCCGCCAGACGCTGCGCCGGGCGGCGAAGCACTCCATCTCCGCGCAGGGCACGCGCGCACCGGCGTCGCTGCGCGCGGGCATCCAGTCCGGCCTGCACCGCGAGCACCGCCGCGCGCAGGTGAGCCAGTGGCTGCGCGCCGGGGCCATGGCCCTGGTGGTGGTCACGGTGAGCGGCGGCTGGATGATGTACCAGTCCGGTCAGGCGCAGAAGGCCACCATCCTGGAGGCCGTGCAGCGCCACACGCGCCAGCGGCCCCTGGAGTTCGTCGCGGGCACGCCGGAGCAGATCGAGGCGTGGTTCAACGACAAGGTGGAGCACCGCATCACCCTGCCCCGCCTGCAGCAGGCCCGGCCCGTGGGCGCGCGCTTCTCCACGCTCAACGGCCAGGAAGTCGTCTACGTCAGCTACGAAACCCAGCCTCGCGTCACCAACGAGCCCAAGCGCAACATCGGCGTGTTCGTGTATCCGGCGACGGGTCAGCGGGTGATCAAGGACGAGGGCCCCACGGTGGAGAACGTCGCCGTGGACTCGAGCCAGGCGTACAACGTCGTGACGTGGCGTGATCAGGACGTCACCTATGAGCTGGTGACGGACCTGGACGACGCCGCCATCCTGCAGATGCTGCGGGATCAGGAGCACCGCTCGAATGGGCTCGTGCGCCCCGCACAGGTGAAGCCAGCGGTGAGCGTGCAGCCGGTCTCGCTACAGCCCTGA